The following proteins are encoded in a genomic region of Oryzias latipes chromosome 17, ASM223467v1:
- the LOC101157730 gene encoding C-C chemokine receptor type 9 translates to MAMDYTNFINSTSSPDIFTAMTSKDLLSSDLSFTTVDDYDDYEDNDTDLMCDRSSVRTFRGQYEPPLFLIIAIVGGIGNLAVVWIYLNVRRRLKTMTDMYLLNLAAADLLFLATLPLWAAEASYSWTFGSAFCKLNSALYKVNLFSSMLLLTCISVDRYIVIVQSTKAQNSKMERRRLSQLVCAGVWLLALLLATPELVFAKPAPVESKYYCRMVFPSNIGNRTKILVLSLQVSMGFCLPFIAMVFCYSVIVAKLLKTRSFQKHKAMRVILSVVVVFVVSQLPYNITLVMEAMQATNMTVTNCERVKALDKAGQVLKSLAYMHACLNPFLYVFVGVRFRHDFVRLLHPCFGRPPAKVSSLGKTRSPIPSTRASVMSDSETSQALSL, encoded by the exons ATGGCG ATGGATTACACAAACTTCATCAACTCCACTTCATCTCCTGACATCTTCACAGCGATGACCTCAAAG GACCTGCTGAGTTCCGATCTTTCTTTCACCACTGTTGATGACTATGATGATTACGAGGACAATGACACCGACCTGATGTGTGACCGATCCTCAGTGCGCACCTTCAGAGGGCAGTATGAGCCGCCCCTCTTCTTGATAATTGCCATTGTCGGGGGCATTGGGAACCTGGCGGTGGTGTGGATCTACCTGAACGTCCGTCGGCGACTGAAGACCATGACAGACATGTACCTGCTGAACCTGGCGGCCGCAGACCTCCTGTTCTTGGCCACGCTGCCGCTCTGGGCAGCCGAGGCATCGTACAGCTGGACATTTGGTTCCGCCTTCTGCAAGCTGAACTCCGCCCTCTACAAGGTGAACCTGTTCAGCAGCATGCTGCTACTCACGTGCATCAGCGTTGACCGCTACATCGTCATAGTGCAGTCAACCAAAGCCCAGAACTCAAAGATGGAGCGGCGGCGCTTGAGCCAGCTGGTCTGCGCAGGAGTGTGGCTGCTGGCCCTGCTCCTCGCCACACCTGAGCTGGTGTTCGCCAAACCTGCCCCAGTGGAGTCCAAATACTACTGCAGGATGGTTTTCCCCTCAAACATAGGAAACCGCACCAAGATCCTGGTTTTGTCGCTGCAGGTGAGCATGGGCTTCTGCCTGCCCTTCATCGCTATGGTCTTCTGCTACAGTGTCATCGTCGCCAAACTGCTCAAGACCCGCAGCTTCCAGAAGCACAAGGCCATGCGCGTCATCCTGAGCGTGGTGGTGGTGTTCGTGGTGTCACAGCTGCCCTACAACATCACGCTGGTGATGGAGGCCATGCAAGCCACCAACATGACTGTGACGAACTGTGAAAGGGTGAAGGCCCTGGACAAGGCGGGCCAGGTGCTGAAGAGTCTGGCCTACATGCACGCCTGCCTTAACCCCTTCCTCTATGTGTTTGTGGGCGTGCGCTTTCGCCACGACTTTGTGCGCCTGCTGCACCCCTGCTTCGGTCGGCCGCCGGCCAAAGTGAGCTCACTGGGGAAGACCAGGAGTCCTATTCCCTCCACAAGAGCTTCTGTGATGTCTGACAGCGAAACCTCACAGGCGCTGTCATTGTAG
- the cdyl gene encoding chromodomain Y-like protein isoform X1 has translation MATQELYEVERILDRRRSRKGKVEYLVRWRGYGAESDTWEPESHLSTCVSYVQEFNRQYAERQREGALMRSTRSLAHRPQCGPPPSSPASADLSSEVSRACVQVRTPLSPTHLSCSAPLTSPDRFTPCAISAPLGGFARRGVDLSKTGIKILVPKSPMNCRPDSEESPSEAAHSLEAGTQEAHLVPPEVALLEKPVVQLGPGEERARIGTRPRTQNPLSPPRAPITPAAVRSLSSSAGNSPLMEAAAATLMSDVVTGATGAMGKRRLEERSAFDKRLRFSVRQTESAYRYRDIVVKKQDGFTHILLSTKSSENNTLNPEVMKEIQSAMATAASDDSKLVLLGAVGSVFCCGLDFLYFIRRLTDDRKKESIKMAETIRTFVNTFIQFRKPIVAAVNGPAVGLGAALLPLCDVVWANEKAWFQTPYTACGQTPDGCSTYTFPRVMGLASASELLLSGRKLTAQEAGSKGLVSQVLWPATFTQEVMLRVKELVAVDSQVLLESKALMRSSSRSALEQANERECEALKRVWGSSQGTDSILQHLQRRTELC, from the exons ATGGCCACGCAGGAGCTGTACGAG GTGGAGAGGATCCTGGACAGGAGAAGGAGCAGGAAGGGGAAGGTTGAGTACTTGGTCAGGTGGAGGGGCTATGGTGCAGAGAGTGACACCTGGGAGCCTGAGAGTCACCTGTCCACCTGTGTGAGTTACGTTCAAGAGTTCAATCGCCAGTATGCTGAGCGACAGAGGGAGGGGGCGTTGATGCGCTCCACCCGCAGCCTCGCCCATCGACCACAGTGTGGCCCGCCACCCAGTTCCCCTGCATCTGCTGACCTTAGCAGCGAGGTCAGCAGGGCCTGTGTCCAGGTGAGGACGCCCCTCAGTCCCACTCACCTGTCCTGCTCCGCCCCCTTAACCTCACCTGACAGGTTTACCCCCTGCGCCATCTCTGCCCCTCTGGGGGGCTTTGCACGCCGAGGGGTGGACCTTTCCAAGACGGGCATCAAGATCCTGGTTCCAAAGAGTCCGATGAACTGCCGCCCCGACTCAGAGGAGTCCCCCAGCGAGGCGGCGCACAGCTTGGAGGCGGGCACTCAGGAGGCTCACCTGGTTCCGCCAGAGGTCGCCCTGCTGGAGAAACCTGTAGTGCAGCTTGGCCCTGGGGAGGAAAGGGCTCGCATTGGAACCAGGCCCCGGACCCAGAATCCCCTCTCCCCGCCCCGGGCCCCCATCACACCTGCGGCTGTTCGCTCCCTCAGCAGCTCAG CAGGAAACTCGCCGCTAATGGAGGCCGCCGCTGCCACCTTAATGTCAGACGTGGTCACTGGGGCAACAGGTGCAATGGGCAAACGGCGTCTGGAGGAACGCTCTGCCTTCGACAAGCGCCTGAGGTTTAGCGTTCGCCAAACGGAGAGCGCCTATCGATACCGTGACATCGTGGTGAAGAAGCAGGACGGCTTCACTCACATCCTGCTGTCCACCAAGAGCTCTGAGAACAACACGCTCAATCCTGAG GTAATGAAGGAGATCCAGAGCGCCATGGCAACGGCAGCATCAGATGACAGTAAGCTGGTGCTGCTCGGCGCCGTGGGGAGCGTCTTCTGCTGCGGCCTGGACTTCCTGTATTTCATTAGACGCCTGACGGACGACAGGAAGAAAGAGAGCATCAAGATGGCTGAAACCATCAG GACCTTCGTCAATACTTTCATCCAGTTCAGGAAGCCTATTGTGGCTGCAGTGAACGGACCAGCTGTGGGGCTCGGAGCCGccctcctgccgctctgcgaCGTGGTATGGGCCAACGAGAAAGCCTGGTTCCAGACGCCATACACGGCCTGCGGGCAGACACCAGACGGGTGCTCCACCTACACCTTCCCCCGCGTCATGGGTCTGGCCTCG GCCAGCGAGTTGCTGCTGAGCGGCAGGAAGTTGACGGCTCAGGAAGCGGGCTCTAAAGGCCTGGTGTCACAGGTTCTGTGGCCGGCCACTTTCACGCAGGAAGTGATGCTGCGGGTCAAAGAGCTGGTAGCAGTGGACTCGCAG GTTCTGCTGGAGTCCAAAGCCCTGATGAGGAGCAGCAGCCGCAGTGCTCTGGAGCAAGCCAACGAGCGCGAGTGTGAGGCTCTGAAGAGGGTGTGGGGGTCTTCGCAGGGGACTGACTCCATACTGCAGCACCTGCAGAGGAGAACTGAGCTCTGCTAG
- the LOC101156918 gene encoding melanopsin-like, giving the protein MSYRFLNRMESLCLQGSNCTGHHQHLRLLKPVHLPENTPTQGVHLPDSLMPTVDVPDHAHYIIGCVILLVGMTGMLGNALVIYVFCRSKALRSPSNLLVVNLAAADFLMSVTQSPAFFVASLHRGWVFGEFACELYAFCGALFGITSMMTLTAIAVDRCLVITRPVALLGGMSRKRVYVAMVAVWLYSLGWSLPPFFGWSAYVPEGLQTSCSWDYMTFTTSVRTYTIMLFVFVFFLPLTLIAACYWAIFRAVQQAGREVARLNCGEINKAYERLRSEWKMAKVALGVIMLFVVSWAPYSVVALTATAGYAQLLTPYMNSVPAVIAKASAIHNPIIYALTHPKYRIAIGRQFPLLRGVLRLQEKDLHPSFSSSAASSRRTTLTSSPGVRLCTGVRTNGRWGKSRLSSGSDSDSCWTESEADGSSGGSAAFNRQLLTETTTTEFTPPGTEQGQSRVPDGSPPDKGCNRE; this is encoded by the coding sequence ATGAGCTATCGTTTCTTGAACAGGATGGAGTCTCTCTGCCTTCAGGGTTCAAACTGCACAGGTCACCATCAGCACCTCAGACTCTTGAAGCCCGTCCACTTGCCCGAGAACACCCCTACACAGGGTGTCCACCTGCCAGATTCCCTGATGCCCACAGTGGATGTGCCTGACCATGCCCATTACATCATTGGCTGTGTGATCCTGCTGGTGGGGATGACAGGTATGCTGGGAAACGCTTTGGTCATCTATGTATTTTGTCGCAGTAAGGCACTGAGGTCGCCTAGTAACCTCTTAGTGGTGAATTTGGCAGCAGCTGACTTCCTGATGTCTGTGACCCAGTCTCCAGCCTTCTTTGTGGCGAGCCTGCACCGCGGCTGGGTGTTTGGAGAGTTTGCCTGTGAACTTTATGCCTTCTGTGGCGCTCTGTTTGGCATCACCTCTATGATGACACTCACAGCCATTGCTGTGGACCGCTGTCTGGTGATCACTCGACCGGTGGCGTTGCTAGGAGGAATGAGTCGAAAGCGAGTTTACGTGGCAATGGTGGCGGTCTGGCTGTATTCTCTTGGCTGGAGTTTGCCACCGTTCTTCGGATGGAGTGCCTACGTCCCTGAGGGGCTGCAGACCTCCTGCAGTTGGGACTACATGACTTTCACAACATCTGTGCGCACCTACACTATCATGCTCTTCGTTTTTGTCTTCTTCCTTCCACTCACTCTAATTGCTGCCTGCTACTGGGCCATTTTCAGAGCGGTACAGCAGGCGGGACGAGAGGTGGCAAGGCTAAACTGTGGGGAGATCAACAAGGCATACGAACGCCTGCGGAGCGAGTGGAAGATGGCCAAAGTTGCCCTGGGAGTGATAATGCTGTTTGTCGTGTCCTGGGCGCCATACTCTGTAGTTGCTCTGACTGCCACCGCTGGCTACGCTCAACTGTTGACCCCGTACATGAACTCGGTgcctgctgtcattgccaaggCGTCTGCCATCCACAACCCCATAATCTATGCCCTAACACACCCAAAATACCGCATCGCCATCGGTCGCCAATTCCCGCTGCTGCGTGGTGTACTCCGTCTCCAGGAAAAGGATCTTCACCCATCGTTCAGCTCCAGCGCTGCTTCTTCTCGGCGTACGACGCTCACAAGCTCTCCAGGGGTTCGGCTGTGCACTGGGGTTCGGACCAACGGTCGCTGGGGGAAGAGTCGGCTATCGTCTGGCTCTGATAGTGACTCCTGCTGGACGGAGAGCGAAGCTGACGGGTCTAGCGGTGGGTCAGCAGCCTTCAACAGGCAGTTACTCACAGAGACAACTACCACTGAGTTCACTCCTCCAGGGACAGAGCAGGGACAGAGCAGAGTCCCCGATGGAAGCCCACCTGACAAGGGCTGCAACAGAGAGTAA
- the LOC101157158 gene encoding protein disulfide-isomerase TMX3-like has product MSGRRACLFSVLLSLLLLQGSAFVEELDDSFMETKGSDEIWLIEFYAPWCSFCKQLDPVWHEIGSELRSLGSMVQVGKSDATVSTGLAKEFRVRTYPAILMLKKNTKYNYAGPRTKEGIMDFANRMEGPVVRSLSSPQLFQHAMSHHNVMFVYVGATSELKGNFTTVAEELIVHTHFFSTTRDVLPKSVSLDYLPAIVVFKDRTYLTYDEESDGDLKAWINRERFLNFQHIDSYTLYAMGESGKLVLLALVEERHLCSKSLRYKHLVERVAEEHKETYSRFFLFGFMAAGDYINGFVMGEVTVPSLIAVNLSNDGYYQPAGPVETERQLLDFLDGVLDGTIEMKGGNGFSQRVQRVIYETKATVIPVFRDAPLIGCFLAGFPLAIGAFFCFLCCRNQTIPDDDEDTAALLASSVPQRKKIKNKKSD; this is encoded by the exons ATGTCGGGCAGAAGAGCGTGTCTGTTCTCAG TGCTGCTGTCGCTGTTGCTACTGCAGGGATCGGCCTTCGTGGAGGAGCTTGATGACTC CTTCATGGAAACCAAAGGATCAGATGAGATCTGGCTCATTGAG TTTTACGCCCCCTGGTGTTCCTTCTGTAAACAGCTGGATCCTGTTTGGCATGAAATTGGATCAGAACTCAGGAGTCTAGGTTCAATGGTTCAAGTTGGGAAGTCAGACGCAACTGTCAGCACTG GTTTGGCCAAAGAGTTCAGAGTCAGAACCTATCCAGCAATCCTCAT GTTAAAGAAGAACACCAAATATAACTATGCAGGACCAAGAACGAAAGAGGGGATCATGGACTTTGCCAATCGGATGGAAGG ACCGGTGGTTCGATCATTGAGCAGTCCGCAGCTCTTCCAACATGCTATGAGTCATCATAATGTAATGTTTGTTTACGTGGGGGCCACTTCAGAGCTCAAG GGAAACTTCACTACAGTAGCAGAGGAACTCATCGTTCACACTCACTTCTTTTCTACAACCAGAGATGTCTTACCAAAG tccGTGTCCTTGGACTACCTGCCAGCTATCGTCGTTTTTAAAGACAGAACATATTTAACTTATGATG aggAAAGTGATGGTGATTTGAAGGCGTGGATTAACAGGGAACGCTTTCTGAACTTCCAACACATTGACAGCTATACTTTGTATGCTATGGGAGAGTCAG GCAAATTAGTGCTACTGGCTCTGGTGGAGGAGAGACACCTATGTAGCAAAAGCCTGAG GTACAAACATCTAGTAGAGAGAGTGGCTGAAGAACACAAGGAGACCTACAGCAG GTTCTTCCTCTTTGGCTTTATGGCAGCTGGGGACTACATCAATGGATTTGTGATGGG AGAGGTCACTGTGCCCTCTTTGATCGCGGTTAATCTGTCCAATGACGGCTACTACCAGCCAGCTGGTCCTGTGGAGACAGAGCGCCAGCTGCTGGATTTCCTGGACGGGGTTCTAGATGGTACCATTGAG ATGAAGGGAGGAAACGGCTTCAGTCAGCGTGTCCAGCGCGTCATTTATGAAACAAAAGCCACAGTGATC CcggtgttcagagatgctccaCTGATTGGCTGCTTTCTGGCTGGCTTCCCACTTGCCATTGGtgctttcttctgtttcctctgctGTAGGAATCAAACCATCCCAGATGATGATGAGGACACCGCCGCACTGTTAGCCTCTTCAGTGCCACaacgcaaaaaaataaaaaacaagaagtcAGACTGA
- the cdyl gene encoding chromodomain Y-like protein isoform X2, whose product MATQELYEVERILDRRRSRKGKVEYLVRWRGYGAESDTWEPESHLSTCVSYVQEFNRQYAERQREGALMRSTRSLAHRPQCGPPPSSPASADLSSEVSRACVQVRTPLSPTHLSCSAPLTSPDRFTPCAISAPLGGFARRGVDLSKTGIKILVPKSPMNCRPDSEESPSEAAHSLEAGTQEAHLVPPEVALLEKPVVQLGPGEERARIGTRPRTQNPLSPPRAPITPAAVRSLSSSGNSPLMEAAAATLMSDVVTGATGAMGKRRLEERSAFDKRLRFSVRQTESAYRYRDIVVKKQDGFTHILLSTKSSENNTLNPEVMKEIQSAMATAASDDSKLVLLGAVGSVFCCGLDFLYFIRRLTDDRKKESIKMAETIRTFVNTFIQFRKPIVAAVNGPAVGLGAALLPLCDVVWANEKAWFQTPYTACGQTPDGCSTYTFPRVMGLASASELLLSGRKLTAQEAGSKGLVSQVLWPATFTQEVMLRVKELVAVDSQVLLESKALMRSSSRSALEQANERECEALKRVWGSSQGTDSILQHLQRRTELC is encoded by the exons ATGGCCACGCAGGAGCTGTACGAG GTGGAGAGGATCCTGGACAGGAGAAGGAGCAGGAAGGGGAAGGTTGAGTACTTGGTCAGGTGGAGGGGCTATGGTGCAGAGAGTGACACCTGGGAGCCTGAGAGTCACCTGTCCACCTGTGTGAGTTACGTTCAAGAGTTCAATCGCCAGTATGCTGAGCGACAGAGGGAGGGGGCGTTGATGCGCTCCACCCGCAGCCTCGCCCATCGACCACAGTGTGGCCCGCCACCCAGTTCCCCTGCATCTGCTGACCTTAGCAGCGAGGTCAGCAGGGCCTGTGTCCAGGTGAGGACGCCCCTCAGTCCCACTCACCTGTCCTGCTCCGCCCCCTTAACCTCACCTGACAGGTTTACCCCCTGCGCCATCTCTGCCCCTCTGGGGGGCTTTGCACGCCGAGGGGTGGACCTTTCCAAGACGGGCATCAAGATCCTGGTTCCAAAGAGTCCGATGAACTGCCGCCCCGACTCAGAGGAGTCCCCCAGCGAGGCGGCGCACAGCTTGGAGGCGGGCACTCAGGAGGCTCACCTGGTTCCGCCAGAGGTCGCCCTGCTGGAGAAACCTGTAGTGCAGCTTGGCCCTGGGGAGGAAAGGGCTCGCATTGGAACCAGGCCCCGGACCCAGAATCCCCTCTCCCCGCCCCGGGCCCCCATCACACCTGCGGCTGTTCGCTCCCTCAGCAGCTCAG GAAACTCGCCGCTAATGGAGGCCGCCGCTGCCACCTTAATGTCAGACGTGGTCACTGGGGCAACAGGTGCAATGGGCAAACGGCGTCTGGAGGAACGCTCTGCCTTCGACAAGCGCCTGAGGTTTAGCGTTCGCCAAACGGAGAGCGCCTATCGATACCGTGACATCGTGGTGAAGAAGCAGGACGGCTTCACTCACATCCTGCTGTCCACCAAGAGCTCTGAGAACAACACGCTCAATCCTGAG GTAATGAAGGAGATCCAGAGCGCCATGGCAACGGCAGCATCAGATGACAGTAAGCTGGTGCTGCTCGGCGCCGTGGGGAGCGTCTTCTGCTGCGGCCTGGACTTCCTGTATTTCATTAGACGCCTGACGGACGACAGGAAGAAAGAGAGCATCAAGATGGCTGAAACCATCAG GACCTTCGTCAATACTTTCATCCAGTTCAGGAAGCCTATTGTGGCTGCAGTGAACGGACCAGCTGTGGGGCTCGGAGCCGccctcctgccgctctgcgaCGTGGTATGGGCCAACGAGAAAGCCTGGTTCCAGACGCCATACACGGCCTGCGGGCAGACACCAGACGGGTGCTCCACCTACACCTTCCCCCGCGTCATGGGTCTGGCCTCG GCCAGCGAGTTGCTGCTGAGCGGCAGGAAGTTGACGGCTCAGGAAGCGGGCTCTAAAGGCCTGGTGTCACAGGTTCTGTGGCCGGCCACTTTCACGCAGGAAGTGATGCTGCGGGTCAAAGAGCTGGTAGCAGTGGACTCGCAG GTTCTGCTGGAGTCCAAAGCCCTGATGAGGAGCAGCAGCCGCAGTGCTCTGGAGCAAGCCAACGAGCGCGAGTGTGAGGCTCTGAAGAGGGTGTGGGGGTCTTCGCAGGGGACTGACTCCATACTGCAGCACCTGCAGAGGAGAACTGAGCTCTGCTAG
- the bfsp2 gene encoding phakinin, translating to MPLHRRRSSILGQTSTERPAPASCGRMGAAGTAAPRGVFVGPAPAVGVASGLGTRVSRRALGISSVFLQGMRSSTVPVLPQTGQRAGGQGAGALNSCLMEYREKVRALEQLNQQLEQQIRLCLDRRASSAGTWGPLRREWEEVYRQVSEAILDNARLMLQTENVQASAEDFKERFESEQPLRSAMEEEISSLYRVIQEARVTKAELEEQMEMMRQELRTLEQNHEQDVRALYHQMEGREVDEPDAPIETSLDQILANIRSHWEKVTEKNRVEADNYQECKEAPCTSSRLSPEEEQVEALKAECSETGCKIQSLQAETESIRALKRGLESSLTDARHWHQLELQNLGSVVSKLEAELADVREEIEQQRRDYDTLLSNKQKLEQEIGLYHGILDGEESRFQPTTTTQCTAPNAECEGATPAPPEQ from the exons ATGCCTCTACACCGACGCCGCTCGTCCATTTTAGGACAGACGTCCACAGAGCGACCAGCCCCTGCCTCCTGCGGGAGGATGGGAGCTGCTGGCACCGCCGCCCCCCGCGGCGTCTTTGTGGGCCCTGCGCCCGCGGTGGGTGTGGCCTCAGGCTTGGGGACCCGGGTGTCCCGGAGAGCTCTGGGGATCAGCAGCGTCTTCTTGCAAGGAATGAGGAGCAGCACCGTGCCGGTGCTGCCACAGACGGGGCAACGGGCCGGGGGGCAGGGGGCGGGGGCCCTGAACAGCTGTCTGATGGAGTATCGGGAAAAGGTGAGGGCGCTGGAGCAGCTGAAccagcagctggagcagcagatCCGTCTCTGCCTGGACCGCAGGGCATCCAGCGCCGGAACCTGGGGCCCGCTCCGGAGGGAGTGGGAGGAGGTCTACAGACAG GTCAGTGAAGCCATCCTAGACAACGCCCGTCTGATGCTACAAACTGAGAATGTGCAAGCCAGCGCCGAGGACTTTAAAGAAAG GTTTGAGAGTGAGCAGCCTTTACGGAGCGCCATGGAAGAGGAGATCAGCTCGCTGTACAGAGTGATCCAGGAGGCCAGAGTGACGAAGGCggagctggaggagcagatGGAGATGATGAGGCAGGAGCTGCGCACCCTGGAGCAGAACCATGAGCAG GACGTGCGCGCTCTCTACCACCAGATGGAGGGACGTGAGGTGGACGAGCCGGACGCTCCTATCGAAACCAGTCTGGACCAAATCCTGGCGAACATTAGGAGCCATTGGGAGAAGGTGACGGAGAAGAATCGCGTTGAGGCCGACAACTACCAGGAGTGTAAG GAGGCGCCGTGCACCAGCAGCAGGCTGAGCCCGGAGGAGGAGCAGGTGGAGGCGCTGAAGGCCGAATGCAGCGAGACTGGCTGCAAAATCCAGAGTCTGCAGGCAGAGACTGAGTCCATCAGAGCACTG AAACGAGGCCTGGAGAGCTCACTGACGGACGCGCGGCACTGGCACCAGCTGGAGCTGCAGAACCTGGGCTCCGTGGTTTCCAAGCTGGAGGCGGAGCTGGCTGACGTGCGCGAAGAGATCGAGCAGCAGCGCCGCGACTACGACACGTTGCTAAGCAACAAACAGAAGCTAGAGCAGGAGATCGGCCTTTACCACGGCATCCTGGACGGGGAGGAGAGCCGCTTCCAACCCACTACCACCACGCA GTGTACAGCTCCGAATGCAGAGTGTGAGGGTGCAACTCCAGCACCTCCAGAACAGTGA